From a single Fusarium fujikuroi IMI 58289 draft genome, chromosome FFUJ_chr03 genomic region:
- a CDS encoding probable transcription factor HAP3, giving the protein MSDSPQSAAPKEVDHGAPSPDDEAQMNEQQDPQAANSAGYEYEGVKEQDRWLPIANVARIMKNALPENAKIAKEAKECMQECVSEFISFITSEASEKCQQEKRKTVNGEDILFAMTSLGFENYAEALKVYLSKYREQQNQSNRDRVGIDSNPQWMNDAKTEPSAVGEFGQDGNGVEAGGDPNYIYASQPGHNGNAGEGY; this is encoded by the exons ATGTCGGATTCCCCCCAATCCGCTGCTCCAAAGGAGGTTGACCATGGTGCACCGTCACCCGACGACGAAGCACAAATGAACGAGCAACAAGACCCACAAGCCGCAAACTCAGCGGGCTACGAGTATGAGGGTGTAAAGGAACAGGATCGATGGTTGCCCATAGCCAATG TTGCTCGTATCATGAAAAATGCACTGCCTGAAAACGCAAAGATCGCGAAAGAGGCCAAGGAGTGTATGCAAGAGTGTGTCAGCGAATTTATCTCTTTCATCACAAGCGAGG CGTCGGAGAAATGTCAGCAAGAGAAACGCAAGACCGTGAATGGCGAAGACATTCTTTTCGCCATGACGTCTCTCGGTTTCGAGAACTACGCGGAAGCGCTGAAAGTTTATCTCAGCAAGTACAGAGAG caacagaatCAGTCGAACCGCGATCGAGTAGGGATCGATAGTAATCCACAATGGATGAACGATGCCAAAACAGAGCCTAGTGCCGTGGGTGAGTTTGGACAGGACGGAAACGGCGTCGAGGCTGGGGGTGATCCCAACTACATTTATGCCTCACAACCTGGCCACAATGGCAACGCTGGTGAGGGCTACTAA
- a CDS encoding related to RNA Polymerase I Transcription Factor Rrn3 produces the protein MRPFTPTTRNFSGPVPRSSTPVRSILKPASVLGRRKAEYAGLSDPVEAPESPAKRRKILIDETRNVTYEVGRRTMDEVKLEVRTALEEHLRGNDSQYDTLKELFASDKQRYLPPVVGEEDDTLKPHELQVYVVALTGCVPILKNRLCNGLVHTVLNCSWLGRDDAFVKVFTHFLAALVSAQGSYLSPVLAMMVGKFCDSRSSVWSVPDFPEVSRETMRKRLHSTLQYLLQMFPSAISVLEELLVSKLPFHNESMRVHMAYVDNLLRIKDYVPDSRDEVFDIILKRVVQIDSQMQTDLEDLDDDVTAAVMYALREHSEGDEWENDDDSDDESDAESVHSDDPDFDENVARIKSIKGSVEKMDAMMDTLFSVYTPHFTNPGSDTAFDMFTVLLREFEQLVLPTYKSRHTQFLIFHFAQMHERLTDAFCGQLIATAFQGNTPNVLKQSAAAYLASFVARGAHLPSGLIRSIFGLLLHHLDQYRKKYEPLCRGPDLMRFTPYYSLVQATLYIFCFRWQDLIVSTPEFVDPEDPASYIGQEMEWMGTCRKDLSVQIFSKLNPLKVCAPVIVEEFAKISHRLNFMYVYPLVESNKRVRLTQYLTATYSTGGALRDAGYETQDESFHQLDPYFPFDPYQLPVSKRWLENDYVHWKAVQGLNAEDEDDSDDDIDDDLDEDEIEEGTATDSDGEDYE, from the coding sequence ATGAGACCATTTACACCCACGACCAGGAATTTCTCTGGTCCCGTTCCAAGGAGCTCCACGCCTGTCCGCTCCATCCTCAAACCTGCATCCGTCTTGGGGAGGAGAAAGGCCGAGTATGCTGGACTAAGCGACCCCGTCGAAGCACCCGAGAGCCCCGCGAAACGCCGCAAAATCTTGATAGACGAGACCCGAAACGTGACGTACGAAGTCGGACGACGGACCATGGATGAGGTGAAGCTCGAAGTCAGGACTGCCCTTGAAGAGCACCTGAGAGGAAACGACAGCCAATACGACACATTGAAGGAACTCTTCGCGAGCGATAAACAGCGGTACCTACCACCCGTCGttggagaggaagatgatacCCTGAAACCCCACGAACTCCAGGTTTACGTGGTGGCTCTTACTGGATGTGTCCCCATTCTCAAAAACAGGCTCTGTAATGGTCTTGTTCATACTGTTCTGAATTGCTCCTGGCTTGGACGAGACGATGCCTTTGTGAAAGTGTTCACTCATTTCCTGGCAGCCCTGGTCAGCGCCCAGGGTTCTTACCTATCACCAGTTCTGGCGATGATGGTGGGGAAGTTCTGCGACAGTCGATCTTCAGTGTGGAGTGTCCCGGATTTCCCTGAGGTCAGCCGCGAGACCATGCGCAAGCGACTGCACAGCACCCTGCAGTACTTGCTCCAGATGTTTCCTTCCGCAATTTCAGTGCTCGAGGAACTCCTCGTGAGCAAGTTGCCTTTCCATAACGAGTCCATGCGTGTACACATGGCGTATGTCGACAACCTTCTTCGTATCAAGGACTATGTGCCCGACTCGCGTGACGAAGTTTTTGACATTATCCTGAAACGAGTTGTCCAGATCGACTCTCAGATGCAAACCGATCTGGAAGATCTCGACGATGATGTAACTGCTGCCGTCATGTATGCGCTGCGCGAACACTCAGAAGGAGACGAGTGGGAGAACGACGACGATTCGGACGATGAGAGCGATGCGGAATCGGTCCATAGCGACGACCCCGATTTCGACGAAAATGTCGCCAGAATCAAGTCGATCAAGGGAAGTGTCGAAAAGATGgatgccatgatggacaCACTGTTCAGCGTCTACACTCCTCACTTTACCAACCCTGGATCGGACACGGCATTCGACATGTTTACTGTCCTGTTACGCGAGTTTGAACAGCTGGTGCTGCCCACATACAAGTCTCGACACACGCAATTCCTCATTTTTCATTTTGCTCAGATGCATGAGCGCCTCACAGACGCATTCTGCGGCCAGCTTATTGCCACTGCGTTCCAAGGCAACACGCCCAATGTCCTCAAGCAATCTGCCGCAGCGTATCTAGCCAGCTTCGTGGCTCGTGGCGCCCATCTACCAAGCGGCCTGATTCGAAGTATCTTTGGACTTCTTTTGCATCACTTGGACCAGTACCGGAAGAAATACGAACCCTTATGCCGGGGACCAGACCTGATGCGATTCACGCCATACTACAGCCTCGTTCAGGCCACACTCTACATATTCTGCTTCCGCTGGCAGGACCTAATCGTATCGACTCCAGAGTTTGTGGACCCCGAGGATCCAGCTTCATACATTGGTCAGGAGATGGAGTGGATGGGAACATGCAGAAAAGATCTTTCCGTGCAGATCTTCAGCAAACTCAACCCTCTCAAGGTCTGTGCGCCCGTAATCGTCGAGGAATTCGCCAAGATCTCACATCGTCTCAACTTTATGTACGTCTATCCGTTGGTGGAGAGCAACAAACGAGTTCGCTTGACGCAATATCTCACGGCCACCTACTCGACAGGAGGGGCCCTTCGAGATGCTGGTTATGAGACACAAGATGAGAGCTTCCATCAGCTGGACCCTTATTTCCCATTCGATCCTTATCAGCTGCCGGTTAGTAAAAGGTGGCTCGAGAACGACTACGTGCATTGGAAGGCGGTGCAGGGGCTAAAcgccgaggacgaggacgacagcgatgatgatattgatgacgaccttgatgaggacgagattgaggaggGTACAGCGACGGATAGCGATGGTGAAGATTATGAATAG
- a CDS encoding probable regulator of reproduction DopA has product MALEPGSGRRSVSPESSGRESPIPRQWRNQLGEEDYAIKDKSYRKYAHAVDRALVLFETALEEWADYISFLNKLLKALQARPKSINAIPSKATVAKRLSQCLNPSLPSGVHQKALELYNLVFSVIGKDGLSRDLPLYLPGLATVLSFASLSVRAPYLDLLERHFLGIDPRSLRPAMKSIILALLPGLEEETSEDFDRTLRLVESFKHAIRPSYSEGITNQHSSGDAFFWQCFFLASITSQSRRSGALAYLVRSLPPLGPRAAPDPNKSATSQSDGDEDTKSKLAEVVTSPEPGLLLRCFASGLSDEQLLIQRGFLDLLVSHLPLNAHVIQSRVKPDDLELLLKAAVGVVTRRDMSLNRRLWAWLLGPEPAAEHEASGDNSSSPPADQHVFLASKTNYFEEFGLQPLTKAILQMIESNSHNTASERAKPYRICLSLMDRWEIGGLVVPEVFLPIIESVRRFKDIASNKTEFNEVLRSASVFFDGIESGLIYGEIAALLAQALGPGALSPPERNDKLSLANFILSNFNVREEEMVTIHAPLCCLTALAMLQDFKERVSAKNHLDPQMFYLSTQALSVAMSLLELVPERVFPVINNDSENRSKSLPTNVEILKKSQSFYVNEQGNIEASASPFNALTIGRAIIEKAAQFVCQDLGSSETDLNACIRLLVLVIHKTPRTYEGKEVELLQLMLELLEHPDIMAFSSFSAILQLSTQLYYAERIETAQLSSLVPLLVRHAWFYLSASEPKYHVEAVRGLWQLQSALSTSNRDIEAALSSLIISQETARLGAIEAVDKGRALSVLWSHTLQDNVSPERRGSKTPTQDMKSLPRLAGADNYEIMLTQPVFLILDALQDDRTPLYMTVKAWLNTMLGIDRLFLLFISRLSDIPFLQTLTQNDEKPNQDQLSFSEDADLDLSLYYLRTLSNILTCAGDISWTVLSSKHVSFHGQHMQISSGGEENEMTLQEFFIRVCMRCITANSPDNATKEFVDRVNQLYRYALSLLHKFLLSPFAASLLAQRLENVLIDRLEKSLQGSDGYVQVLLLDVVYDTLKLRDIGPADVPTSPISERRPSSFDPRGSRPSLSVPEARRISPPPPQLLQCLQDGLSSPSSRPVLDSWVAFVSECLPLYSDSIFQVLIPLVETLCREIGITFTNLRETFSSNALSPGSEKSSPESTLIFLLNGLEQVLARAHQQLLSEEARTQVVKSPDQPQSLFGSMVSNVWQSDTPQSRSATANDRLTVHLAFQDAVRICYKIWTWGQGNDSSKQDQGSFGSFTYTSLRMRNRARRLLEHLFAAENLQCLETVIALWKQSTDGVESTQVFNMLSALEACRPKHCMPALFNAIYRRTSTGAVETASKSTMTISLQDTDLVWFLVEYTRTLDDDAMDEIWQDCMAFLKDLLTNPFPHRQTLPNLLGFAALLGEKVDNTNFGEQRRMRKELGACYILIYNLRDTFIRLLAAFFTTRPVAFTDSTTSGGGVPKSDSGNSLNGASEGPDDIISILASIVPKLTKILVEPDRVLAAAATISTNVIGPTLRAKGFPDIVSKNTMCLLHELSRVHNNQKNWKKDVGDAFNDPKFFGMDLDLAKEDWLPLLRQWTLTDKEKMPEIVGRINAPSTAGIVFGVGATSARLEADRKTQLNLRRIATLILAGSEDAFVSDLSEIFSKLAELLSASSTSSPSSTTRADIYIVFRALALRTSAIHLGMLWPVVNAEIHAAISSVAAPDNSTASDTYTNASVLQACKLLDLLICVAPDDFQLHEWLFITDTIDAVYRPSTYQPVALVDELSDELGASVNSSGFQSSSVVNSVARGSSRRPLLGPGGINDDVSLDRKDELVAKVLRPFFGQLSIFAFESTYAMGRLDRDACISSLLKDIFDERSIVRAL; this is encoded by the exons ATGGCTCTTGAGCCCGGTTCCGGTCGCCGCTCAGTGTCTCCCGAGAGCTCGGGTCGAGAATCACCTATCCCACGCCAATGGAGGAACCAGCTGGGCGAAG AAGATTATGCCATCAAGGATAAATCTTATCGCAAATATGCACATGCAGTTGATAGGGCACTTGTCTTGTTCGAGACAGCCTTGGAGGAATGGGCAGACTACATTTCGTTCCTGAACAAACTTCTCAAG GCTCTCCAAGCTCGCCCCAAGTCGATCAATGCCATCCCATCCAAAGCGACTGTTGCGAAACGACTCTCACAGTGCCTCAATCCCTCCCTCCCGTCTGGCGTGCACCAAAAAGCTCTCGAACTGTATAATCTGGTATTCTCGGTCATTGGTAAAGATGGTCTATCGAGAGACCTACCTCTATATCTGCCAGGATTGGCCACAGTACTCTCCTTTGCTTCGCTGTCAGTAAGGGCACCATATCTAGATCTCCTGGAACGGCACTTCCTTGGCATCGACCCTCGATCACTTCGCCCAGCAATGAAATCTATAATACTCGCTCTGCTTCCTGGCCTTGAAGAGGAGACAAGTGAAGACTTTGACCGAACACTGCGCCTTGTGGAGAGTTTCAAGCATGCCATTAGACCCTCATATAGCGAAGGAATCACCAATCAGCATTCCTCAGGTGATGCTTTCTTTTGGCAATGTTTCTTCCTAGCATCGATAACCAGCCAGAGTCGTCGCTCTGGGGCACTTGCGTACCTGGTACGCTCTCTGCCACCCTTGGGGCCAAGGGCAGCCCCTGACCCGAATAAGTCAGCGACATCGCAaagcgatggcgatgaagacacTAAAAGCAAGCTCGCGGAGGTCGTTACATCCCCTGAGCCGGGGCTCTTGTTGCGTTGCTTTGCGAGTGGCCTTTCTGATGAACAGCTACTAATTCAGCGCGGCTTCTTAGACCTCCTAGTTTCTCATCTCCCGCTAAATGCTCATGTTATTCAGTCTCGAGTAAAGCCGGACGACCTTGAACTACTGCTCAAAGCGGCTGTTGGCGTAGTCACTCGGCGCGATATGAGTTTGAACAGGCGCCTTTGGGCGTGGTTGCTGGGGCCTGAACCAGCCGCTGAACATGAAGCCAGCGGCGACAATTCATCAAGCCCTCCTGCTGACCAGCAtgtcttcttggcttcaaagaCCAACTATTTCGAAGAATTCGGATTGCAACCCCTAACCAAGGCTATCCTGCAAATGATTGAAAGCAATTCTCATAATACAGCTAGTGAACGCGCCAAGCCTTACAGAATatgcttgtctttgatggATCGATGGGAAATTGGCGGCTTGGTTGTCCCTGAGGTTTTTCTGCCTATTATCGAGAGCGTGCGTCGATTCAAGGATATTGCCTCAAACAAGACAGAGTTTAACGAAGTCTTGCGGAGTGCTAGCGTCTTCTTCGACGGTATCGAGAGCGGCCTCATCTACGGTGAAATTGCTGCACTTCTTGCCCAAGCTTTGGGTCCTGGAGCTCTCAGTCCACCCGAGCGCAACGACAAACTCTCCCTTGCCAACTTTATCTTGTCCAACTTCAACGTgcgggaggaggagatggtcACAATTCATGCACCTCTGTGCTGTCTGACAGCATTGGCTATGCTCCAAGACTTCAAAGAGCGTGTTTCTGCTAAGAACCATTTGGATCCGCAAATGTTCTACCTTTCTACTCAAGCACTGAGTGTTGCCATGTCGCTCTTGGAGCTTGTTCCGGAGAGGGTCTTTCCTGTGATCAACAACGACTCAGAGAATAGAAGCAAAAGTCTGCCGACAAACGTGGAGATTTTGAAGAAGTCACAGAGCTTTTATGTCAACGAGCAGGGTAATATTGAGGCGTCTGCCTCCCCCTTTAATGCTTTGACTATAGGACGAGCTATCATAGAAAAGGCTGCTCAATTTGTCTGCCAGGACCTAGGATCATCTGAGACTGATCTCAATGCTTGTATTCGGCTACTCGTTCTTGTAATCCACAAGACCCCAAGAACATACGAAGGCAAGGAGGTGGAACTCCTGCAACTCAtgcttgaacttcttgaacaCCCAGATATTATGGCATTTTCGTCCTTCTCGGCTATCCTGCAACTGTCTACTCAGCTTTACTATGCTGAGAGGATCGAGACAGCACAATTATCAAGTCTGGTGCCCCTCTTGGTCCGGCATGCCTGGTTTTACCTGTCAGCATCTGAGCCAAAATACCATGTCGAAGCAGTCAGAGGTTTATGGCAACTGCAGTCGGCTCTATCCACATCCAATCGTGATATTGAAGCAGCATTGTCCAGTCTTATCATCTCACAAGAGACCGCTCGTCTGGGTGCCATCGAGGCGGTTGACAAAGGCCGTGCTTTGAGTGTGCTATGGTCACATACTTTACAAGATAATGTTTCGCCTGAGCGTCGAGGTTCTAAAACCCCGACACAGGATATGAAAAGCCTCCCGCGCCTTGCGGGAGCCGACAACTACGAGATTATGCTCACACAGCCAGTAttcctcatccttgatgcCCTACAAGATGATCGGACACCCTTATATATGACAGTCAAGGCGTGGCTTAACACAATGCTGGGGATTGATAG ACTCTTTTTGTTATTCATTTCCAGGTTATCCGACATACCTTTCTTACAGACCCTAACACAGAATGACGAGAAACCCAATCAAGATCAATTGTCATTCTCCGAGGACGCGGATCTGGATCTTTCTCTTTACTACCTCAGAACACTTTCAAATATATTGACGTGCGCTGGAGATATTTCATGGACCGTGCTGTCATCCAAGCATGTTTCCTTTCATGGTCAGCATATGCAAATCAGTT CTGGAGGCGAAGAAAATGAGATGACATTGCAAGAGTTCTTTATTCGCGTATGCATGAGGTGCATAACGGCCAACTCCCCTGACAATGCTACTAAGGAGTTTGTAGATCGTGTCAACCAACTCTACAGATACGCACTCAGCCTTCTGCATAAGTTTCTCCTCAGTCCTTTTGCCGCCTCCTTATTAGCTCAGCGCCTTGAAAATGTACTCATCGATCGACTCGAAAAGTCTCTTCAAGGCTCAGATGGATATGTGCAGGTTCTtttgcttgatgttgtttaTGATACACTCAAGCTTAGAGATATCGGCCCGGCTGACGTTCCAACTTCCCCTATATCTGAAAGACGGCCATCTTCGTTCGACCCAAGGGGAAGCCGGCCATCACTTTCAGTGCCAGAGGCCCGGAGAATCTCGCCACCGCCacctcaacttctccagtGCCTGCAAGATGGTCTCAGCTCACCCAGTAGCCGCCCGGTCCTAGACAGCTGGGTTGCTTTCGTGTCCGAATGCTTGCCGCTATACTCCGATTCTATCTTCCAGGTACTCATTCCCTTAGTTGAGACACTTTGCAGAGAAATCGGTATAACCTTCACCAACTTACGAGAAACCTTCTCCTCCAATGCACTATCTCCTGGTAGCGAGAAATCGTCGCCTGAGTCTACCCTCATTTTCCTCCTCAATGGCCTCGAGCAAGTTCTGGCACGGGCACATCAACAGCTCCTGAGCGAGGAAGCTCGGACACAGGTGGTAAAGAGCCCGGATCAGCCCCAGTCTCTCTTCGGAAGCATGGTGTCAAACGTGTGGCAATCAGATACCCCCCAGTCTCGCAGTGCTACAGCAAATGACCGACTGACAGTCCATCTGGCGTTCCAGGATGCTGTCCGTATCTGTTACAAGATTTGGACATGGGGTCAGGGCAATGActcaagcaagcaagatcaaggctccTTTGGGTCATTCACTTATACATCCTTGCGGATGCGTAACCGTGCTAGGAGATTACTTGAACATCTCTTCGCTGCAGAGAATCTCCAGTGCCTGGAGACAGTCATTGCTCTATGGAAACAATCAACTGATGGCGTTGAGTCGACCCAGGTCTTCAATATGCTTTCTGCGTTGGAGGCATGCCGGCCCAAGCACTGCATGCCTGCATTGTTCAATGCTATCTACCGGAGGACTAGTACCGGTGCCGTTGAGACTGCATCTAAGTCCACGATGACAATATCTCTCCAAGACACCGATCTTGTCTGGTTCCTTGTGGAATATACAAGGACactggatgatgatgccatgGACGAGATATGGCAGGATTGCATGGCCTTTCTCAAAGACCTTCTCACGAATCCATTCCCACATAGACAAACATTGCCAAACCTCTTGGGATTTGCTGCTCTTTTGGGCGAGAAAGTTGACAACACCAACTTTGGAGAacagagaaggatgagaaagGAGCTAGGGGCATGTTATATCCTCATTTATAACCTGCGC GACACTTTTATCCGTCTTCTTGCTGCTTTTTTCACTACAAGACCTGTGGCGTTCACAgactcaacaacatcggGCGGTGGTGTTCCTAAATCCGACTCTGGGAACTCCCTGAACGGAGCCAGCGAAGGGCCAGATGACATTATCTCTATATTGGCCTCCATCGTTCCAAAACTGACAAAAATTTTGGTTGAACCTGACAGAGTCCTCGCTGCTGCGGCCACTATCTCTACTAACGTTATCGGACCAACCCTAAGGGCCAAAGGATTCCCTGACATAGTATCGAAGAACACGATGTGTCTTCTACACGAATTATCACGAGTCCACAATAACCAGAAGAATTGGAAGAAGGATGTCGGTGATGCTTTTAATGACCCCAAGTTCTTTGGCATGGATCTTGATTTGGCCAAGGAAGACTGGCTGCCGCTGTTAAGACAGTGGACTCTCActgacaaggagaagatgccAGAGATCGTGGGTCGCATTAATGCCCCTTCTACGGCCGGCATCGTGTTTGGCGTTGGAGCAACTTCAGCTCGCCTCGAAGCTGATCGCAAGACGCAACTCAACCTCCGGAGAATTGCCACATTGATTCTTGCGGGCTCTGAAGACGCATTTGTTTCGGATCTGTCGGAGATATTTAGCAAACTGGCCGAGCTTTTGAGCGcgtcgtcaacatcctcgccatcatcaacgacaagagCGGATATCTACATTGTATTCCGTGCACTGGCTTTGAGAACTAGTGCTATCCATTTAGGCATGCTATGGCCAGTTGTCAACGCCGAGATTCATGCAGCAATATCTTCTGTTGCTGCACCCGACAACAGCACTGCTTCTGACACTTACACCAACGCTTCGGTTTTGCAGGCCTGCAAGCTTTTAGATCTTTTGATCTGTGTGGCACCGGATGATTTCCAGCTTCATGAATGGCTCTTCATCACTGACACTATCGATGCCGTGTATCGGCCATCCACCTATCAACCTGTAGCCCTTGTCGACGAGCTATCGGATGAGCTCGGAGCTTCCGTCAATAGCTCGGGCTTCCAATCCTCTTCCGTCGTTAACTCAGTGGCACGTGGCTCATCTCGACGACCCCTTCTCGGACCAGGTGGCATTAATGATGATGTCAGCCTTGATAGAAAGGATGAGCTGGTGGCGAAGGTACTCCGGCCCTTCTTTGGACAGCTTAGCATCTTTGCCTTTGAGTCTACTTACGCAATGGGCCGACTTGATCGAGATGCCTGTATTTCAAGCTTATTGAAGGATATTTTTGATGAGAGGAGTATAGTTAGGGCATTGTAG